CCGCAAACATTTTGCTGAAATCGGCCGAGGGCGTGAAGGCGATCGACATCCCCATGGCCTTCAAAATATCGGTCAGTTCCACCTGATATTCAAACTTGAATCTGGGAACACCAATTGACATTTCCGACCGCTGAAAACTGCCCATCCATGTTGCCCAGTTTTCCCCTGACATCTGCTGCAATACATCATCGACTGTCTTATTATAATTGGGCAGAAATAACGTCATGCTGAAGGAACCATCGCCATAGGGAAGATCAATCGCCTGAAAAATATCATTACTGAAAAAGGAAATTGTGTCTTCAAGCGTCATCATTCGGCATGCGATGGTCGAGCCGTCTTCAAGATGAAACTCGGCATCGTACGTATCGGCCGTATCGAACAGATGGGTCCAGGTCCCTTTGAAGTATATGGCATTCAGAAGCATCATGGCCACCGCATCCGAAATCGGCGGATCGATTATCTTGGTGATCTTGCCATTGGTGTTTTCATCCACCCAGTTATTAATCCTGGTGGGCGTAGCCGGATCCTGGAAATTGACTTCTTCGACCAGCGCGTCGAAATAGGTCCGGCAAATGTTTATATAATCCTGCCTGACCGCTTTCCCGGTTCTGTACCATATAGAGTTGGCGATTTTGAATAAAACCTCCGGATCGGCCGCCGGAAGTACCGACATCAGGCTCTGATACGCCTGATTGGCTTGTTCGTCTGTTAGATTCGACATTTCAAGCGTTTGTGCCATTGCGTCCTTGGTCTCTCCAGCCGCACCGTCCCAGACCATGCCCAGTGCAAATGATGCCGACAATGGCGATATAAAAATATTTTCGCCGGGCCCGGTCTCGTCGGCAATACTCTTGAAAAGCTTGAACCCGAACAGATTCGATGATTGAAGAATTTCTTTTTCAACCTGGGTGATATCGATCGGTGTCGGCTCGGGATTCGGCTTTGGATCAGGCTCGGTTGATCCGGAACATTGCAGAAACAGCAATGCCCCGAGAATAATCAATAAACTCATTTTTTTCGGCATCTTTTCCCTCCTCGGACATTAGCCTTTATTTTTATAATGATATATTAAACATACAGCCCGATCACAGGGTTGCAACCATTTTTTCGCGAACCTATATCAAGGCGACGCCCGAATACATAAAATGTTCAATCCAAAATAAATACGCCAAAATTCTCCGATTTAAACACTCACCAGCGATTAAACTTTATACGGTCCTCTTTATAACGATCTTCCGGGGCAATATTTTCATTCGGATAACCTATTGGCACCAGCGCAAAGGGAATAATCCCATCCGGCAGGCCAAACATCTTTCCGATATCGGCCACCTTTTGCTCCCTGGGATAGACCCCTGTCCAAACCGCCCCCAGCCCAAGCTCATGTGCCGCCAGCAGAAGATTCATCGTCGCCGCCGCACAATCCTGGATCCAATAGCCGGGGCAGGTTTCCAGACTCGGGTCGGCACAGACTAATATCGCCACCGCGGCCTCGCGGCACATCGGGGCATCCTTATGAATCTCCGGTATCCGATCCAGAATTTCCCGCTTATCGATAACGATAAACCTCCACGGCTGCTGATTGCAGGCCGATGGCGCGCTCATCGCCGCCCGGAGTAATTTGTCAACCGTTTCCTTATCAACCGGTTGACCGGTATATTTACGGATACTCCGGCGCGTCCTGATGGCTTCAAAAGTATTCATATTTCGACTACTCCTTCTTTCCCGATTGTGATTCAAAAATACGCATAATCATCGCTTCGACGCCAAATTTCGTCGCGCTGCTTAATCCGAATTTCTCATAAAAAGAAACTTTATCTTTGTCGCAAATCAGATCAATCATATATAAGCCCTTAAGCTTTTGCATCATCCGTCGCATCAGCTCGGTTCCGATCCCTTTCCCCTTATACTCCGGCAGCACTTCCAGCAACGGCATATAAGCGCTGATAATATCATCGCTGATGGCAGTAATAAATCCTATTACCTTTTCGGTGACCGTGTCGATTGCCAGGACTATATGGCTGCTCTTAATAAGAATCTCGAGATGAACTTCGGGCGACGGCGGATTCGGCCAGCCGACAAAAAAACCTTTCAGCATATCGGCAGTTATACCGTTAATACTGTCCTTATATTGAATCATAATTTCCTCTCATGAAATACAGACGACATATAATATATTACAAATTATTACAAAATCAAAAACATTGACAAAACAGGACTGAAATCGCATTATTTAAATGGGCTCCGCAGTATAATCGTCAACAGCCAATCTTTAATAATTATGGAGGCAAAGATGTCATATCCCAAAACGGAATTTATTGATATCTCCGGCACGACGCTCTGGCAGGAAAAGGAATTACTTTCTATTCCGCTTTATACCGGGATGAAGGTTGATATTCGTGATAAGGGAACTTATGAAGTTATGGTGTGGCATTACCATGCCGGTTATGATGATGTCTCATCTCTCCGGATTGAATTAAGACTGATTCAGGCGCCATAAGCGATAGTTTTATTCTATTTTCAGGACGGCGGCGCCCTCGATCTTGCCGGCACGCAGAAGCTGCAGCGCTTCGTTGGCATTCTCAAGTGTGAATATTTGCACCGAAGTCTTAACCGGCACTTTTGGCGCGATCGCCATCAATTCTTCACCGTCGCGGCGGGTCAGACTGGCTACCGATACAACTTTCCGCTCTTCCCAGAGGATGGTGTACGGGAATTGCGGGATATCGCTCATATGTATCCCGCCGCAGACCACAATACCGCCCTTTGCCACCACCCGTAACGCTGCCGGCACCAGCGCGCCGACCGGCGCGAAAATGATAGCGGCGTCAAGTAACTCCGGCGGCTTTTGATCCGAATCGCCCGCCCAGACCGCTCCCAGCCGAAGCGAAAACTGTTGCGCCGCTTTATCACCGGGGCGCGTGAACGCATATACTTTCTTGCCCTGATATACCGCTATTTGCGCGATAATATGCGCCGCCCCGCCAAAACCATAGATACCGAGTTTCTCGAAATTATCGCCGCACATCCGATACGACCGATACCCGATCAACCCGGCGCACAGAAGCGGCGCCGCTTTATAGTCATCATATCCGGCCGGTATTCGAAAACAGTAACGCCTGTCGGCAACAGTGTATTCGGCATAACCGCCGTCGAGCGTGTAGCCGGTAAAACCCGGATTGTCGCAGAGATTCTCTTTTCCCTTAAGACAGTATGAGCACTCGCCGCATGAGTACCCCAGCCATGGCACCCCCACCTTATCACCAATCTTGAAATCAGCCACATGATCGCCAATTTGCACCACTGTCCCGACAATTTCATGACCGGGAATCAGCATCTCTTTCGGCGCGGTCAATTCGCCGTTCACAATATTATTCGGCTTCGGCACCGTAAGATGCATCAACTCAAGCGGCTCCCCCGCCTTCCGCAACACCATCGCCCCCATTTTATCCGGAATAGTCACCACTCCTCCGATTATTTATAGTAACAGTATTTATATAAATTATTATAAGAAAATCAAACAGGGTTTTTTCCGAAATTATCAGAGAAGCTTTTGTGGGCGGCAGATGTCCACATCTGCCCCGTACATCAGTCTGTCCAGGCAAAATCCTTGTCTATCGGCAATAATCCCGGAATTCCAGATATCCAATCACAAGCGCTTGAATATCTCCAATCCTCGGGCTTTTCAACTAAACCGGACTTAACTGGATTATAATGTATATAATTGAGTTTGATGCGGAGTTGTTCTTCGGAGGTGATTATTAAATCATCAAAACGCGGCCTCCATAGCCGAAATCGATTTTTGTTCGAAAGTTGCCTTGAAATCACAGCAGGTGCTGTTTCTTTTATCAATTTAGAACTTAGAATTTTGAAGCTCTGCATGAACTTGGATAATAATTCCACTCTTTTGAATCCCAACAACATGTGCAAATGAGACGGCATTAGAACATATCCGACAAGAGAAACATCAAAATAATCAAGTGTTTCTTTTAATTGGCGGATAATCAGTAACGCTGGCTCTTCTTTCCTGAATATAGGTGTCCATTCATGAACAGTTGTCGTAACGAATACCAAGACATTTCCATACAATTTTAATCTTTTACGAACGACCATGTCTTATTTTATCAGATAGCATGCTTCTTTCAGGGGCAGATGTGGACATCTGCCGCCCACGGTACAGTAATATGAAAAGTGTGTCGAAGTAAATATTACTTTTTCCCCAAATTATCTATAGACTTACTTATATTTGTTAATTCCCCTTTTAAAGTATCACCAATTTTACATAAATCGCCAATATTATTTTCTTTGGAATAAATAACATTTTTATAGGGGCTTAAGTCTAATACAATGGTTTGACTCAGGTTGAGATCATTATAATTATCTCTATATGAAATATTTGCAGTATAAGTGAGAGCTAAATCCTTTTCAAACCTACCTATAGTAGAGTCAAATATAGTTCTAAATTCACTTCCCGGGGGCAGTGTTCCTATCCCGTCAGTAAGCCAGATTGCTTCATTCATATTTTTTATAAGTGAACTTTCCAATTGTGGATTGAATTTTACTCTAACCATTTCCGCAAGGCCTAATCCCATATTCTTTATAACAATCTCAATAAAATTCTTTGAATAATTAAAGTCAAAAAACACGACAACAAATGGTGTAGATTGCTGTTGCCGCTGTGCTCTCATTTCATTTACTGATTCGCGTGTCGATGTGGCTATATGCCATGTCTTATAAACATAAACACCCAGAAAGATCAAAGTCAATAAGCCTATTAGCGGTTCAAATTCCTTAATATAATAAATATAATCTATAAAAGTCATGCATAATACTTGCATTCTTCACCTCGACTAAAAACAATTAGCTTTTTTTCAAATTATTATTGTTATTTATTTAATTCTTTAATACTCTTGTCAACTGTTTGGATTATGTAGCCGATTTTTATGCCTATTCCTATTCCCATGTTTTCCTCCAACATTGGAAATCGCTTAATGGCAATTGTGCGTTGCTCGGCGACCACACCGATTAACCTCTGCGACATCACATTATTTTCCAAATCCGGATTTAAGAATATTGGGCTGCCACTGCTACCACCAAAAAAATTCCCATCCAATATTATTTCATGCATTCGATCACCAGCAATCAAGCCTTGTCTGACTAATGGTATATTCGCGTCATAGCCAGTCATACCTTTTGGATATCCTAAAAAGAACACTTCCCTTCCTGCAACTATCATCGAATCATCTCCTATCACTGATTCTGGTATTACGACGACATCAAGTAATTGCGAAAGAGCGCCCAATCGAACTACGGCAATATCATAATTATCGTCCAAGTAGTAAGAACTTGCAGGGGGCATAATATACTTAATACTACTGGCACTTAATCAGCCACATGATCGCCAATTTGCACCACTGTCCCGACAATTTCATGACCGGGAATCAGCATCTCTTTCGGCGCGGTCAATTCGCCGTTCACAATATACCGCAGGCATGCACGTTAATCAGCAATTGATCTTTATTCGGCTTCGGCACCGGAAGATTCATCAATTCGAGCGATTCTCCCGCCTTCCGAAACACCATCGCCCTCATTTTATCCGGAATAGTCACCACTCCTCCGATTATTATACGGCCACTATATTAATATGAATTTTTATATAAAAATTAAATAAGGTTTTTGCTGAAATTTTCAATGGAAACGGTAGGGGCGTATTGAAATACGCCCGGGCTTCGAACTGTCGATCGGAAGAAGGGCGTATATCAATACGCCCCTACGATTGCGGGCGACAGATCCTTCCTATCGAAGCTCAGGGCCCGCAGGATTCAGGAGGCCTGTCCACATCTGCCGCCCACGAATAAATTAAAATAAAAAAAAGGGGCGTGTGTCCACGCCCCGCCCTAACGA
This sequence is a window from candidate division Zixibacteria bacterium HGW-Zixibacteria-1. Protein-coding genes within it:
- a CDS encoding alcohol dehydrogenase, which encodes MGAMVLRKAGEPLELMHLTVPKPNNIVNGELTAPKEMLIPGHEIVGTVVQIGDHVADFKIGDKVGVPWLGYSCGECSYCLKGKENLCDNPGFTGYTLDGGYAEYTVADRRYCFRIPAGYDDYKAAPLLCAGLIGYRSYRMCGDNFEKLGIYGFGGAAHIIAQIAVYQGKKVYAFTRPGDKAAQQFSLRLGAVWAGDSDQKPPELLDAAIIFAPVGALVPAALRVVAKGGIVVCGGIHMSDIPQFPYTILWEERKVVSVASLTRRDGEELMAIAPKVPVKTSVQIFTLENANEALQLLRAGKIEGAAVLKIE
- a CDS encoding GNAT family N-acetyltransferase, coding for MQYKDSINGITADMLKGFFVGWPNPPSPEVHLEILIKSSHIVLAIDTVTEKVIGFITAISDDIISAYMPLLEVLPEYKGKGIGTELMRRMMQKLKGLYMIDLICDKDKVSFYEKFGLSSATKFGVEAMIMRIFESQSGKKE
- a CDS encoding nitroreductase family protein, whose amino-acid sequence is MNTFEAIRTRRSIRKYTGQPVDKETVDKLLRAAMSAPSACNQQPWRFIVIDKREILDRIPEIHKDAPMCREAAVAILVCADPSLETCPGYWIQDCAAATMNLLLAAHELGLGAVWTGVYPREQKVADIGKMFGLPDGIIPFALVPIGYPNENIAPEDRYKEDRIKFNRW